The Enterobacter asburiae genome window below encodes:
- the glgX gene encoding glycogen debranching protein GlgX produces the protein MAKDTTFEIRAGHGQQLGANYDGKGVNFALFSAHAERVELCLFDPSGKTEIARLELPEYTHEVWHGYVPDLKPGALYGYRVYGPYDPENGHRFNPHKLLIDPYARELVGDIDWNDAHFGYELGHDELDLSFDTRDSAPFTPKCKVIDPNAFDWQDNSRPNVPWPHTVVYESHVKGFTQMNPAIPPELRGTFEGMGHKASVDYIKSLGITSVELLPVHWFPDDQHLLDRGLKNFWGYNTLGFFAPASRYYGPAGIQGFRDMVRAYHDAGIEVILDVVYNHTAEGNELGPTLSFKGIDNYSYYRTLPDQHRYYINDTGTGNTVNTSHPRVLQLVMDSLRYWAESMHIDGFRFDLGTILGREPEGFDPRGGFFDAISQDPVLSRLKLIGEPWDIGPGGYQVGGFPPGWGEWNDKYRDTVREYWKGDNVSTDFAARLLGSGDLYDLRGRRPWASVNFITAHDGFTLNDLVSYNEKHNADNGEDNNDGHNDNRSYNYGEEGPTENPDIIATRERQKRNFLTTLLFSHGTPMLLAGDEFGRTQKGNNNGYCQDSEISWIDWNGITENDDALREFTRRLIALRASQPLLRRESWRDGLEIRWFNAGGGPQQAEQWDEGSTLGVSISRPDLRQEDGIWHDVLMLFNPFEGTVPFQIPQFGEGGWVLELSTADGAAAGTAFTETVEYELAGRSITLFRRP, from the coding sequence ATGGCAAAGGATACTACGTTTGAAATTCGGGCCGGTCATGGCCAGCAGTTGGGGGCGAATTATGACGGGAAGGGCGTCAACTTCGCGCTGTTTTCCGCTCACGCCGAGCGGGTGGAGCTCTGTCTGTTTGACCCGTCCGGGAAAACCGAAATCGCCCGGCTGGAACTGCCGGAATATACCCATGAGGTCTGGCACGGCTATGTGCCGGATCTGAAGCCCGGCGCGCTGTACGGCTATCGCGTCTACGGCCCTTACGATCCGGAAAACGGTCACCGCTTTAACCCGCACAAGCTGCTTATCGACCCCTACGCCCGCGAACTGGTGGGCGATATTGACTGGAACGACGCCCATTTCGGCTATGAGCTGGGGCATGACGAATTAGATTTAAGCTTTGATACGCGCGACAGCGCGCCGTTCACCCCGAAATGCAAGGTCATCGACCCGAACGCCTTTGACTGGCAGGACAACAGCCGGCCCAATGTGCCCTGGCCGCATACCGTCGTCTATGAGAGCCACGTGAAAGGGTTTACCCAGATGAACCCGGCCATCCCGCCCGAGCTGCGCGGCACGTTTGAGGGGATGGGACACAAAGCCTCGGTCGACTACATCAAGAGTCTTGGCATCACCTCGGTGGAGCTTCTGCCGGTTCACTGGTTCCCCGACGACCAGCATCTGCTCGACCGCGGCCTGAAGAACTTCTGGGGCTATAACACGCTCGGCTTTTTTGCTCCGGCGTCGCGCTATTACGGCCCGGCGGGGATCCAGGGCTTCCGCGACATGGTCCGCGCGTATCATGATGCGGGCATCGAGGTGATTCTGGACGTGGTGTACAACCACACGGCGGAAGGGAACGAGCTTGGCCCCACGCTCTCGTTTAAGGGGATTGATAACTACAGCTATTACCGCACCCTGCCGGACCAGCACCGGTACTACATCAACGACACCGGGACGGGAAATACGGTCAACACCTCGCACCCGCGCGTGCTGCAGCTGGTGATGGACTCCCTGCGCTACTGGGCGGAGTCGATGCATATTGACGGTTTTCGTTTCGACCTTGGGACGATACTGGGGCGCGAGCCGGAAGGGTTTGACCCGCGCGGCGGTTTCTTCGACGCCATATCGCAGGATCCGGTGTTATCGAGACTGAAGCTGATTGGCGAACCCTGGGATATTGGCCCCGGCGGGTATCAGGTCGGCGGTTTCCCGCCGGGCTGGGGGGAGTGGAACGACAAATACCGCGATACTGTACGCGAGTACTGGAAGGGCGATAACGTCTCTACCGACTTTGCCGCACGCCTGCTGGGCTCCGGGGATCTGTACGATCTGCGCGGGCGTCGCCCGTGGGCCAGCGTCAACTTCATCACCGCTCACGACGGCTTTACGCTGAATGACCTGGTGTCGTACAACGAGAAGCACAACGCCGACAACGGCGAGGACAATAACGACGGGCATAACGATAATCGCTCGTACAACTATGGCGAAGAAGGGCCGACGGAGAACCCGGATATTATTGCTACCCGCGAACGGCAGAAGCGTAATTTCCTGACCACGCTGCTGTTTTCCCACGGCACGCCGATGCTGCTGGCCGGGGACGAGTTTGGCCGCACGCAGAAGGGCAACAACAACGGCTACTGTCAGGACAGTGAGATCTCTTGGATCGACTGGAACGGGATCACCGAAAACGACGATGCGCTGCGCGAGTTTACCCGACGGCTCATTGCGCTTCGCGCATCGCAGCCGTTATTGCGCCGTGAAAGCTGGCGCGACGGGCTGGAGATCCGCTGGTTCAATGCCGGAGGCGGCCCGCAGCAGGCCGAGCAGTGGGATGAGGGCTCAACGCTCGGCGTCTCCATCAGCAGGCCGGATCTCAGGCAGGAGGACGGCATCTGGCACGACGTGCTGATGCTGTTCAACCCGTTTGAAGGCACCGTGCCGTTCCAGATCCCGCAGTTTGGCGAAGGGGGATGGGTGCTGGAGCTGTCTACGGCAGATGGCGCTGCCGCCGGGACAGCGTTCACCGAAACCGTAGAGTACGAACTGGCCGGACGCAGTATTACCCTCTTTAGACGTCCTTAG